In Procambarus clarkii isolate CNS0578487 chromosome 53, FALCON_Pclarkii_2.0, whole genome shotgun sequence, the following proteins share a genomic window:
- the LOC123767053 gene encoding cilium assembly protein DZIP1 isoform X2, producing the protein MQVKTKLLEQVEEAKKMKITNRNMRETVKYINSFALANGIFQSLKCPMCPKTFRGQDFLQSHLWRKHPNQASAVTLPQTTQVPSAVSGSCVAQTVTSETKNQELHPTKEVPLESLHTRASSNVNDIDLYKLTEIEKKFNVMNENFNKIIREMEEQKRYLEKENEKGQEEIKKAWEEKYHTERVYEAQLEKLSVQIAHLQLTNSSNAVSFDNERFVELIKKQENEIKCLHAQIQEHAENNKAVGLKSGDTVDGLFNEIQALKKQVSDQKKSYKCSLKQMQEALQKNYDEALEFEKTKLRVMMTDISHKEAPVAIISQKPPPSTKSAAMRKPPTSSRATKSSNMIHDLLENSETLTHLKVGDASHLHYMDAHDSETQSESESETETSQWNQSSLKVKQLEISSSIIEQEKDILKPKIERAESLRSEHSYSESSKDDMTPSENDTSSESLNLDDLLKDNPQLWNQMREATSDVLASKLLAYGIDSSASGIKLEILTSCLSQLRKERRLLVDKYDNFLDLRKKLENEVIAKVDDKIDNVDDISGINPIETVNSKAKEKQSGILLRMVKNVQSRVRKQSKALSSSVSKTSESMKLGVKDIFHDNIKPDDNIKAITGTCRVFDNPDENIKNEKEDGFSETESDDSSSAQIEIHNETSKSVSRNLFNDEPLPETSGARPKRDNYFDNKTYGEVQEVSDSDWDSDPKYENVKKDPPPKRSDSLNTAVVSANLHNVTADSWKVTESKEIKLKKPEGAMVSNLARTIELQLSGRKKGKPTGAVDVMCGSLVPNSSQEKGTFSEYPNTNQTSPFGSRQQLQSASDSSNTFRTSLWGSVDAVDKVSQVGSKLSASKRRDIVHSWDSDDDIDISEIE; encoded by the coding sequence GTTAAGACGAAGTTACTTGAGCAAGTTGAAGAagcaaaaaaaatgaaaattacaAATAGGAATATGCGTGAAActgtaaaatatataaattcatttgcaCTTGCTAATGGCATATTCCAGTCCCTCAAGTGTCCCATGTGTCCTAAGACTTTTCGGGGGCAAGACTTCCTCCAGTCTCACTTATGGCGAAAACACCCTAATCAAGCCAGTGCTGTTACACTTCCACAAACTACACAGGTGCCATCAGCTGTATCAGGATCATGTGTAGCTCAAACTGTGACTTCAGAAACCAAAAATCAAGAATTGCATCCAACTAAGGAAGTTCCTCTTGAGTCTTTACATACTAGGGCTTCCTCAAATGTTAATGACATtgatttatataaattaactgaAATTGAGAAAAAATTTAATGTTATGAATGAAAATTTTAACAAAATAATAAGAGAAATGGAGGAGCAAAAAAGGTATTTAGAAAAAGAAAATGAAAAAGGTCAGGAAGAAATAAAGAAAGCCTGGGAAGAAAAGTATCACACAGAAAGAGTCTATGAAGCCCAGCTAGAAAAATTAAGTGTGCAGATTGCCCATCTCCAGTTGACAAATAGCAGTAATGCCGTTTCATTTGATAATGAGAGATTTGTAGAGCTCATAAAAAAGCAAGAAAATGAAATCAAGTGTTTGCATGCACAAATCCAAGAACATGCTGAAAATAATAAAGCTGTAGGGCTAAAAAGTGGAGATACTGTGGATGGATTATTTAATGAAATTCAAGCTCTGAAGAAGCAGGTAAGTGACCAGAAGAAAAGTTACAAATGCTCCTTAAAACAAATGCAGGAAGCTCTACAGAAAAATTATGACGAAGCGTTGGAATTTGAGAAAACTAAACTGAGAGTGATGATGACAGATATTTCTCACAAAGAAGCCCCAGTGGCAATAATATCCCAGAAACCTCCACCATCAACAAAAAGTGCAGCTATGAGAAAACCACCAACGTCAAGCAGAGCTACGAAATCATCTAACATGATACATGATTTACTTGAAAATTCTGAGACATTAACACATTTGAAAGTTGGTGATGCATCTCATTTGCATTATATGGATGCCCATGATTCAGAAACCCAGTCAGAATCAGAGAGTGAAACTGAAACATCACAATGGAACCAAAGTAGCCTGAAAGTGAAACAGCTAGAAATTAGTAGCTCAATTATAGAACAGGAAAAAGACATTCTCAAGCCAAAAATTGAGAGGGCTGAAAGCTTGCGATCTGAACATTCATATTCAGAATCTTCTAAAGATGACATGACTCCTTCTGAAAATGATACATCATCAGAGTCATTAAATCTAGATGACTTGTTGAAAGATAATCCACAACTATGGAATCAAATGCGAGAAGCAACATCAGATGTTCTAGCTTCAAAACTTTTAGCCTATGGAATAGATTCTTCAGCAAGTGGTATAAAGTTGGAAATCCTTACATCATGCTTATCTCAGTTGAGAAAGGAAAGGAGACTACTTGTGGATAAATATGATAATTTCTTGGatttgagaaaaaaattagaaaatgaAGTTATTGCAAAGGTCGATGACAAGATTGATAATGTAGATGATATATCTGGAATTAACCCGATAGAAACAGTGAACAGCAAAGCCAAAGAAAAACAGTCAGGTATTCTTTTAAGAATGGTGAAAAATGTTCAGTCAAGAGTTAGAAAGCAGTCAAAAGCTTTATCATCTTCTGTATCAAAAACCAGTGAATCAATGAAATTGGGGGTCAAAGATATATTTCATGATAATATTAAACCTGATGATAATATTAAAGCCATTACAGGAACATGTAGAGTTTTTGACAATCcagatgaaaatataaaaaatgaGAAGGAAGACGGTTTCTCAGAGACAGAATCAGATGACTCGAGTAGTgctcagatagaaattcataacgaaACATCAAAGTCTGTCTCAAGAAACTTGTTTAATGATGAACCCTTACCAGAGACATCCGGTGCACGACCAAAACGTGATAACTATTTTGACAACAAGACCTATGGAGAGGTTCAGGAGGTCAGTGATTCTGACTGGGATTCTGATCCTAAATATGAAAACGTTAAAAAAGACCCACCTCCAAAGAGAAGTGATAGTCTGAATACTGCAGTAGTGTCGGCTAACTTGCATAACGTGACTGCAGACAGCTGGAAGGTGACTGAATCAAAGGAAATTAAACTAAAAAAACCAGAAGGAGCGATGGTGAGCAATCTCGCTAGAACCATTGAACTTCAGTTGAGTGGACGCAAAAAGGGCAAACCTACTGGGGCAGTGGATGTGATGTGTGGGAGTTTGGTGCCAAATAGTAGTCAAGAGAAAGGGACATTTTCAGAATATCCAAACACAAACCAAACCTCTCCCTTTGGAAGTCGGCAGCAGCTACAAAGTGCAAGTGATTCCTCCAATACTTTTCGAACCAGTCTTTGGGGATCGGTGGATGCTGTTGATAAAGTTTCTCAGGTGGGATCAAAGCTATCTGCTAGTAAAAGAAGAGATATAGTGCACTCTTGGGATTCTGATGATGATATTGATATAAGTGAAATTGAATAA
- the LOC123767053 gene encoding cilium assembly protein DZIP1 isoform X1 — protein MKTTLGTMSPGGAVAIPSVVEFPSQRRERVDWHKLASIDLHELSSGCTIEVLQDNLSHVAFCDAEAEFDGTTAGQRSLLKMFRLAQLIIQYLFLSQEFVETQLQQSQEEIVQITEKYQQVKTKLLEQVEEAKKMKITNRNMRETVKYINSFALANGIFQSLKCPMCPKTFRGQDFLQSHLWRKHPNQASAVTLPQTTQVPSAVSGSCVAQTVTSETKNQELHPTKEVPLESLHTRASSNVNDIDLYKLTEIEKKFNVMNENFNKIIREMEEQKRYLEKENEKGQEEIKKAWEEKYHTERVYEAQLEKLSVQIAHLQLTNSSNAVSFDNERFVELIKKQENEIKCLHAQIQEHAENNKAVGLKSGDTVDGLFNEIQALKKQVSDQKKSYKCSLKQMQEALQKNYDEALEFEKTKLRVMMTDISHKEAPVAIISQKPPPSTKSAAMRKPPTSSRATKSSNMIHDLLENSETLTHLKVGDASHLHYMDAHDSETQSESESETETSQWNQSSLKVKQLEISSSIIEQEKDILKPKIERAESLRSEHSYSESSKDDMTPSENDTSSESLNLDDLLKDNPQLWNQMREATSDVLASKLLAYGIDSSASGIKLEILTSCLSQLRKERRLLVDKYDNFLDLRKKLENEVIAKVDDKIDNVDDISGINPIETVNSKAKEKQSGILLRMVKNVQSRVRKQSKALSSSVSKTSESMKLGVKDIFHDNIKPDDNIKAITGTCRVFDNPDENIKNEKEDGFSETESDDSSSAQIEIHNETSKSVSRNLFNDEPLPETSGARPKRDNYFDNKTYGEVQEVSDSDWDSDPKYENVKKDPPPKRSDSLNTAVVSANLHNVTADSWKVTESKEIKLKKPEGAMVSNLARTIELQLSGRKKGKPTGAVDVMCGSLVPNSSQEKGTFSEYPNTNQTSPFGSRQQLQSASDSSNTFRTSLWGSVDAVDKVSQVGSKLSASKRRDIVHSWDSDDDIDISEIE, from the exons ATGAAGACAACACTGGGAACAATGTCACCTGGCGGAGCTGTGGCCATTCCATCTGTGGTAGAGTTCCCTTCTCAGCGACGAGAGAGGGTGGACTGGCATAAACTAGCTTCCATAGATCTTCATGAATTGTCCTCAGGATGCACCATAGAGGTTCTGCAAGATAACTTATCACATGTTGCTTTCTGTGATGCCGAAGCAGAATTTGATGGAACCACTGCAGGCCAGCGCAGTCTCCTCAAGATGTTTCGTTTAGCTCAGCTCATAATTCAGTATCTCTTCCTTTCTCAAGAATTTGTCGAAACTCAACTTCAGCAGTCCCAAGAAGAAATTGTACAAATTACAGAGAAATATCAGCAG GTTAAGACGAAGTTACTTGAGCAAGTTGAAGAagcaaaaaaaatgaaaattacaAATAGGAATATGCGTGAAActgtaaaatatataaattcatttgcaCTTGCTAATGGCATATTCCAGTCCCTCAAGTGTCCCATGTGTCCTAAGACTTTTCGGGGGCAAGACTTCCTCCAGTCTCACTTATGGCGAAAACACCCTAATCAAGCCAGTGCTGTTACACTTCCACAAACTACACAGGTGCCATCAGCTGTATCAGGATCATGTGTAGCTCAAACTGTGACTTCAGAAACCAAAAATCAAGAATTGCATCCAACTAAGGAAGTTCCTCTTGAGTCTTTACATACTAGGGCTTCCTCAAATGTTAATGACATtgatttatataaattaactgaAATTGAGAAAAAATTTAATGTTATGAATGAAAATTTTAACAAAATAATAAGAGAAATGGAGGAGCAAAAAAGGTATTTAGAAAAAGAAAATGAAAAAGGTCAGGAAGAAATAAAGAAAGCCTGGGAAGAAAAGTATCACACAGAAAGAGTCTATGAAGCCCAGCTAGAAAAATTAAGTGTGCAGATTGCCCATCTCCAGTTGACAAATAGCAGTAATGCCGTTTCATTTGATAATGAGAGATTTGTAGAGCTCATAAAAAAGCAAGAAAATGAAATCAAGTGTTTGCATGCACAAATCCAAGAACATGCTGAAAATAATAAAGCTGTAGGGCTAAAAAGTGGAGATACTGTGGATGGATTATTTAATGAAATTCAAGCTCTGAAGAAGCAGGTAAGTGACCAGAAGAAAAGTTACAAATGCTCCTTAAAACAAATGCAGGAAGCTCTACAGAAAAATTATGACGAAGCGTTGGAATTTGAGAAAACTAAACTGAGAGTGATGATGACAGATATTTCTCACAAAGAAGCCCCAGTGGCAATAATATCCCAGAAACCTCCACCATCAACAAAAAGTGCAGCTATGAGAAAACCACCAACGTCAAGCAGAGCTACGAAATCATCTAACATGATACATGATTTACTTGAAAATTCTGAGACATTAACACATTTGAAAGTTGGTGATGCATCTCATTTGCATTATATGGATGCCCATGATTCAGAAACCCAGTCAGAATCAGAGAGTGAAACTGAAACATCACAATGGAACCAAAGTAGCCTGAAAGTGAAACAGCTAGAAATTAGTAGCTCAATTATAGAACAGGAAAAAGACATTCTCAAGCCAAAAATTGAGAGGGCTGAAAGCTTGCGATCTGAACATTCATATTCAGAATCTTCTAAAGATGACATGACTCCTTCTGAAAATGATACATCATCAGAGTCATTAAATCTAGATGACTTGTTGAAAGATAATCCACAACTATGGAATCAAATGCGAGAAGCAACATCAGATGTTCTAGCTTCAAAACTTTTAGCCTATGGAATAGATTCTTCAGCAAGTGGTATAAAGTTGGAAATCCTTACATCATGCTTATCTCAGTTGAGAAAGGAAAGGAGACTACTTGTGGATAAATATGATAATTTCTTGGatttgagaaaaaaattagaaaatgaAGTTATTGCAAAGGTCGATGACAAGATTGATAATGTAGATGATATATCTGGAATTAACCCGATAGAAACAGTGAACAGCAAAGCCAAAGAAAAACAGTCAGGTATTCTTTTAAGAATGGTGAAAAATGTTCAGTCAAGAGTTAGAAAGCAGTCAAAAGCTTTATCATCTTCTGTATCAAAAACCAGTGAATCAATGAAATTGGGGGTCAAAGATATATTTCATGATAATATTAAACCTGATGATAATATTAAAGCCATTACAGGAACATGTAGAGTTTTTGACAATCcagatgaaaatataaaaaatgaGAAGGAAGACGGTTTCTCAGAGACAGAATCAGATGACTCGAGTAGTgctcagatagaaattcataacgaaACATCAAAGTCTGTCTCAAGAAACTTGTTTAATGATGAACCCTTACCAGAGACATCCGGTGCACGACCAAAACGTGATAACTATTTTGACAACAAGACCTATGGAGAGGTTCAGGAGGTCAGTGATTCTGACTGGGATTCTGATCCTAAATATGAAAACGTTAAAAAAGACCCACCTCCAAAGAGAAGTGATAGTCTGAATACTGCAGTAGTGTCGGCTAACTTGCATAACGTGACTGCAGACAGCTGGAAGGTGACTGAATCAAAGGAAATTAAACTAAAAAAACCAGAAGGAGCGATGGTGAGCAATCTCGCTAGAACCATTGAACTTCAGTTGAGTGGACGCAAAAAGGGCAAACCTACTGGGGCAGTGGATGTGATGTGTGGGAGTTTGGTGCCAAATAGTAGTCAAGAGAAAGGGACATTTTCAGAATATCCAAACACAAACCAAACCTCTCCCTTTGGAAGTCGGCAGCAGCTACAAAGTGCAAGTGATTCCTCCAATACTTTTCGAACCAGTCTTTGGGGATCGGTGGATGCTGTTGATAAAGTTTCTCAGGTGGGATCAAAGCTATCTGCTAGTAAAAGAAGAGATATAGTGCACTCTTGGGATTCTGATGATGATATTGATATAAGTGAAATTGAATAA